In the genome of Raphanus sativus cultivar WK10039 chromosome 4, ASM80110v3, whole genome shotgun sequence, one region contains:
- the LOC108832512 gene encoding pirin-1-like has protein sequence MSPSSDDNRVTRQVIKNFFVKLQEEGEGALIRNAITEMDQKLLDPFVLLVEFSFSLSVGYPDHPHRGFESVTYVLKGGIIHKDLKGHKSTINAGDVQWMTAGRGIIHSEYPEQEVNNGLQLWVNLPSIHRMIEPKNLELSGSEIPRAEEDGVEVKVIAGDSMGIKSPCHTTTPMMYLDFTLKPGSQTHQTVPESWTAFAYILEGDEGVFSTLDSSAISAHHVVVFGPGELVSVWNKSSSRSLKFLLIAGEPIGEPMVQSGPFVMSSQAEIDMAFEDYQNAKNGFEMAKSS, from the exons ATGTCTCCTTCGTCTGATGATAATAGAGTAACGAGACAGGTAATCAAGAATTTCTTTGTAAAGCTtcaggaagaaggagaaggtgcTCTCATTAGAAACGCCATCACAGA GATGGACCAGAAGTTACTGGACCCGTTCGTGTTGCTAGTTGAATTTTCCT TTTCGCTTTCAGTTGGATACCCGGATCATCCTCACCGAG GTTTTGAAAGTGTTACTTACGTGTTAAAG GGAGGTATCATTCACAAAGATCTCAAGGGTCATAAAAGTACAATCAACGCTGGAGATGTTCAG tGGATGACAGCAGGAAGAGGAATCATTCATTCCGAATATCCTGAACAAGAAGTCAACAATGGCTTACAGCTTTGGGTCAACCTTCCTTCCATCCACAGAAT GATTGAACCAAAAAACCTAGAACTGTCCGGTTCAGAGATTCCAAGAGCAGAGGAAGATGGAGTAGAGGTCAAAGTCATAGCCGGAGATTCAATGGGAATCAAATCTCCTTGCCACACAACAACACCGATGATGTACCTTGACTTCACCCTCAAGCCAGGTTCTCAAACCCACCAGACCGTTCCAGAATCTTGGACCGCTTTCGCCTACATTTTAGAAGGCGATGAAGGCGTGTTCAGCACCTTGGACTCTTCAGCTATATCGGCGCACCATGTTGTGGTGTTTGGACCAGGGGAGTTGGTTAGcgtgtggaacaagtcaagttCTAGGTCACTGAAGTTTCTGTTGATTGCAGGGGAGCCGATCGGTGAGCCTATGGTTCAGAGTGGTCCGTTTGTTATGAGTTCTCAGGCTGAGATTGATATGGCTTTTGAGGACTATCAGAATGCTAAGAATGGGTTTGAGATGGCTAAGAGTAGTTAG
- the LOC108832511 gene encoding uncharacterized protein LOC108832511 isoform X4: protein MLLAIVYGCIMLYRRPTIKGKWYHYCLLALADVEGNFLVVKANQYTSITSVMLLDCWAIPCVLVLTWVFLKTKYRLMKICGVFICILGVVMVLFSDVHAGSQTGGSDPVKGDILVVAGATLYAVSNTSEEFFVKNANTVEILTFFGFFSAIISAIQIGIFERGELKAIEWSAETVKFLCYTVNLYKPKSFYFFFFNQYCFFLHFQAFPFLRFAVSMFFTYSLLPVLLETNGSAMFTLSLLTSDMWAVLIRIFAYHEKVDLLYYLAFATTAIGLIIYSMKEKDEEEQKDEQRKLLDEEDGEEI, encoded by the exons ATGTTACTTGCAATTGTCTATGGATGTATAATGCTATATCGAAGACCCACAATTAAG GGCAAGTGGTATCACTATTGTCTCCTTGCCTTAGCTGATGTGGAGGGGAACTTTCTTG tTGTGAAGGCTAATCAGTACACATCGATAACGAGTGTGATGCTACTGGACTGCTGGGCGATCCCTTGCGTTTTGGTGTTGACTTGGGTTTTCCTGAAAACAAAATACAGATTGATGAAGATTTGTGGTGTGTTTATATGTATCCTTGGTGTTGTCATGGTACTTTTCTCTGACGTTCACGCCGGGAGTCAAACAG GAGGAAGTGATCCTGTCAAAGGAGATATTCTTGTGGTAGCTGGAGCAACCTTATATGCTGTCAGTAATACCAGCGAG GAGTTTTTTGTGAAGAATGCAAACACTGTTGAGATTTTGACCTTCTTTGGATTTTTCAGCGCCATCATTAGTGCCATTCAGAT AGGCATATTTGAACGCGGTGAGCTCAAAGCTATTGAGTGGTCAGCTGAGACTGTAAAGTTTCTTTGCTATACTGTCAATCTCTACAAACCAAagtctttttacttttttttttttaatcagtatTGTTTCTTTCTACACTTTCAGGCTTTTCCTTTTCTTAGATTTGCAGTCTCAATGTTTTTCACCTACTCATTACTCCCGGTTTTACTCGAg ACGAATGGTTCAGCAATGTTCACCCTCTCGTTACTCACATCAGACATGTGGGCTGTTTTGATCCGCATTTTCGCTTATCATGAGAAG GTTGATTTGCTCTACTACTTGGCATTTGCTACTACAGCTATTGGACTGATCATATACTCAAT GAAAGAGAAAGATGAGGAGGAACAAAAGGATGAGCAGAGAAAGCTATTGGATGAGGAGGATGGTGAAGAGATATAA
- the LOC108832511 gene encoding uncharacterized protein LOC108832511 isoform X1 has product MVMGLNLEEIKTKKKTFIGLGLGQILSLLCTCNIFTSSELARNGINVPTTQSFLSYMLLAIVYGCIMLYRRPTIKGKWYHYCLLALADVEGNFLVVKANQYTSITSVMLLDCWAIPCVLVLTWVFLKTKYRLMKICGVFICILGVVMVLFSDVHAGSQTGGSDPVKGDILVVAGATLYAVSNTSEEFFVKNANTVEILTFFGFFSAIISAIQIGIFERGELKAIEWSAETVKFLCYTVNLYKPKSFYFFFFNQYCFFLHFQAFPFLRFAVSMFFTYSLLPVLLETNGSAMFTLSLLTSDMWAVLIRIFAYHEKVDLLYYLAFATTAIGLIIYSMKEKDEEEQKDEQRKLLDEEDGEEI; this is encoded by the exons aTGGTAATGGGTTTGAATCTAGAGGAGatcaagacaaagaagaagacttTCATTGGACTTGGATTGGGACAGATCCTCTCCCTTCTCTGTACTTGTAACATCTTCACATCTTCTGAGCTCGCCAGAAATG GAATTAATGTTCCAACAACACAATCGTTCCTCAGCTATATGTTACTTGCAATTGTCTATGGATGTATAATGCTATATCGAAGACCCACAATTAAG GGCAAGTGGTATCACTATTGTCTCCTTGCCTTAGCTGATGTGGAGGGGAACTTTCTTG tTGTGAAGGCTAATCAGTACACATCGATAACGAGTGTGATGCTACTGGACTGCTGGGCGATCCCTTGCGTTTTGGTGTTGACTTGGGTTTTCCTGAAAACAAAATACAGATTGATGAAGATTTGTGGTGTGTTTATATGTATCCTTGGTGTTGTCATGGTACTTTTCTCTGACGTTCACGCCGGGAGTCAAACAG GAGGAAGTGATCCTGTCAAAGGAGATATTCTTGTGGTAGCTGGAGCAACCTTATATGCTGTCAGTAATACCAGCGAG GAGTTTTTTGTGAAGAATGCAAACACTGTTGAGATTTTGACCTTCTTTGGATTTTTCAGCGCCATCATTAGTGCCATTCAGAT AGGCATATTTGAACGCGGTGAGCTCAAAGCTATTGAGTGGTCAGCTGAGACTGTAAAGTTTCTTTGCTATACTGTCAATCTCTACAAACCAAagtctttttacttttttttttttaatcagtatTGTTTCTTTCTACACTTTCAGGCTTTTCCTTTTCTTAGATTTGCAGTCTCAATGTTTTTCACCTACTCATTACTCCCGGTTTTACTCGAg ACGAATGGTTCAGCAATGTTCACCCTCTCGTTACTCACATCAGACATGTGGGCTGTTTTGATCCGCATTTTCGCTTATCATGAGAAG GTTGATTTGCTCTACTACTTGGCATTTGCTACTACAGCTATTGGACTGATCATATACTCAAT GAAAGAGAAAGATGAGGAGGAACAAAAGGATGAGCAGAGAAAGCTATTGGATGAGGAGGATGGTGAAGAGATATAA
- the LOC108832511 gene encoding uncharacterized protein LOC108832511 isoform X2 — MVMGLNLEEIKTKKKTFIGLGLGQILSLLCTCNIFTSSELARNGINVPTTQSFLSYMLLAIVYGCIMLYRRPTIKGKWYHYCLLALADVEGNFLVVKANQYTSITSVMLLDCWAIPCVLVLTWVFLKTKYRLMKICGVFICILGVVMVLFSDVHAGSQTGGSDPVKGDILVVAGATLYAVSNTSEEFFVKNANTVEILTFFGFFSAIISAIQIGIFERGELKAIEWSAETAFPFLRFAVSMFFTYSLLPVLLETNGSAMFTLSLLTSDMWAVLIRIFAYHEKVDLLYYLAFATTAIGLIIYSMKEKDEEEQKDEQRKLLDEEDGEEI; from the exons aTGGTAATGGGTTTGAATCTAGAGGAGatcaagacaaagaagaagacttTCATTGGACTTGGATTGGGACAGATCCTCTCCCTTCTCTGTACTTGTAACATCTTCACATCTTCTGAGCTCGCCAGAAATG GAATTAATGTTCCAACAACACAATCGTTCCTCAGCTATATGTTACTTGCAATTGTCTATGGATGTATAATGCTATATCGAAGACCCACAATTAAG GGCAAGTGGTATCACTATTGTCTCCTTGCCTTAGCTGATGTGGAGGGGAACTTTCTTG tTGTGAAGGCTAATCAGTACACATCGATAACGAGTGTGATGCTACTGGACTGCTGGGCGATCCCTTGCGTTTTGGTGTTGACTTGGGTTTTCCTGAAAACAAAATACAGATTGATGAAGATTTGTGGTGTGTTTATATGTATCCTTGGTGTTGTCATGGTACTTTTCTCTGACGTTCACGCCGGGAGTCAAACAG GAGGAAGTGATCCTGTCAAAGGAGATATTCTTGTGGTAGCTGGAGCAACCTTATATGCTGTCAGTAATACCAGCGAG GAGTTTTTTGTGAAGAATGCAAACACTGTTGAGATTTTGACCTTCTTTGGATTTTTCAGCGCCATCATTAGTGCCATTCAGAT AGGCATATTTGAACGCGGTGAGCTCAAAGCTATTGAGTGGTCAGCTGAGACT GCTTTTCCTTTTCTTAGATTTGCAGTCTCAATGTTTTTCACCTACTCATTACTCCCGGTTTTACTCGAg ACGAATGGTTCAGCAATGTTCACCCTCTCGTTACTCACATCAGACATGTGGGCTGTTTTGATCCGCATTTTCGCTTATCATGAGAAG GTTGATTTGCTCTACTACTTGGCATTTGCTACTACAGCTATTGGACTGATCATATACTCAAT GAAAGAGAAAGATGAGGAGGAACAAAAGGATGAGCAGAGAAAGCTATTGGATGAGGAGGATGGTGAAGAGATATAA
- the LOC108832510 gene encoding mitochondrial import inner membrane translocase subunit PAM16 like 2-like, which produces MAGRIIAQFIVMGSGILGRAFFQAYRQAIANASKTGVAQEAMQNAVRKAGKAINEQEARQILGVTEQTSWEEILQKYDKLFENNAKAGSFYLQSKVLRAKECLEVVYRSNGTP; this is translated from the exons ATG GCAGGGAGAATCATTGCGCAGTTCATTGTGATGGGTTCTGGGATATTAGGTCGTGCTTTCTTTCAAGCTTATCGTCAGGCCATTGCAA ATGCGTCTAAAACTGGGGTTGCGCAGGAAGCGATGCAGAACGCAGTACGTAAAGCAGGAAAAGCCATTAATGAGCAAGAGGCTAGGCAGATTCTCGGTGTAACCGAGCAGACCTCTTGGGAAGAAATATTACAG AAATATGATAAGCTGTTTGAGAATAATGCCAAAGCTGGGAGCTTTTACCTTCAATCTAAAGTTCTTCGAGCTAAAGAATGCCTTGAAGTTGTGTACAGGAGCAACGGTACACCTTAG
- the LOC108832511 gene encoding uncharacterized protein LOC108832511 isoform X3, whose amino-acid sequence MVKASSFYGINVPTTQSFLSYMLLAIVYGCIMLYRRPTIKGKWYHYCLLALADVEGNFLVVKANQYTSITSVMLLDCWAIPCVLVLTWVFLKTKYRLMKICGVFICILGVVMVLFSDVHAGSQTGGSDPVKGDILVVAGATLYAVSNTSEEFFVKNANTVEILTFFGFFSAIISAIQIGIFERGELKAIEWSAETVKFLCYTVNLYKPKSFYFFFFNQYCFFLHFQAFPFLRFAVSMFFTYSLLPVLLETNGSAMFTLSLLTSDMWAVLIRIFAYHEKVDLLYYLAFATTAIGLIIYSMKEKDEEEQKDEQRKLLDEEDGEEI is encoded by the exons ATGGTTAAAGCTTCATCCTTTTATG GAATTAATGTTCCAACAACACAATCGTTCCTCAGCTATATGTTACTTGCAATTGTCTATGGATGTATAATGCTATATCGAAGACCCACAATTAAG GGCAAGTGGTATCACTATTGTCTCCTTGCCTTAGCTGATGTGGAGGGGAACTTTCTTG tTGTGAAGGCTAATCAGTACACATCGATAACGAGTGTGATGCTACTGGACTGCTGGGCGATCCCTTGCGTTTTGGTGTTGACTTGGGTTTTCCTGAAAACAAAATACAGATTGATGAAGATTTGTGGTGTGTTTATATGTATCCTTGGTGTTGTCATGGTACTTTTCTCTGACGTTCACGCCGGGAGTCAAACAG GAGGAAGTGATCCTGTCAAAGGAGATATTCTTGTGGTAGCTGGAGCAACCTTATATGCTGTCAGTAATACCAGCGAG GAGTTTTTTGTGAAGAATGCAAACACTGTTGAGATTTTGACCTTCTTTGGATTTTTCAGCGCCATCATTAGTGCCATTCAGAT AGGCATATTTGAACGCGGTGAGCTCAAAGCTATTGAGTGGTCAGCTGAGACTGTAAAGTTTCTTTGCTATACTGTCAATCTCTACAAACCAAagtctttttacttttttttttttaatcagtatTGTTTCTTTCTACACTTTCAGGCTTTTCCTTTTCTTAGATTTGCAGTCTCAATGTTTTTCACCTACTCATTACTCCCGGTTTTACTCGAg ACGAATGGTTCAGCAATGTTCACCCTCTCGTTACTCACATCAGACATGTGGGCTGTTTTGATCCGCATTTTCGCTTATCATGAGAAG GTTGATTTGCTCTACTACTTGGCATTTGCTACTACAGCTATTGGACTGATCATATACTCAAT GAAAGAGAAAGATGAGGAGGAACAAAAGGATGAGCAGAGAAAGCTATTGGATGAGGAGGATGGTGAAGAGATATAA
- the LOC108832514 gene encoding pyruvate kinase, cytosolic isozyme, protein MECMIDEQTIKKGAAKTKMVWTLGPASSSVEMIEKLLEAGMNIARFDFSEGSHAQHQETLTNLRTAIRNTGILCAVMLDLKGPEMIRTGEGETVNLPILTQKDKDDIFQWGIPNKINIIALSSVRKGSDLDLVREFLRRYAKNIMLLSKIDNEEAAGNVDEIMEKTDAVLLARGSPGVEQQKMIEKAHALGKPIVTAIQILGCQDDLTNAVLDCTTDCVMLLGDEEEAHPDIVLDRISSLCKELESSIDYKAVQQKIRKALPRPLLPMARKAAIASWKYTKAKAIITTSKGAAKLVAKCRPSVPVLLVVSRSMFSEYSSSHVASYGLVSRGVIPLVGAGYKSIGDMVSFGVQVAKKEGICSAGDSVVALRILDGFPAVYSLLVQ, encoded by the exons ATGGAGTGCATGATTGATGAACAGACAATTAAGAAAGGAGCGGCAAAGACTAAGATGGTCTGGACACTTGGACCAGCGTCTTCATCTGTTGAGATGATAGAGAAGCTTCTAGAAGCTGGTATGAACATAGCCCGGTTCGATTTCTCTGAGGGGTCTCACGCACAACATCAAGAAACTCTCACTAATCTCAGAACCGCCATTAGGAACACTGGCATTCTCTGCGCCGTCATGCTCGACTTAAAG GGTCCTGAGATGATACGAACTGGAGAAGGAGAGACTGTTAATCTCCCCATCCTTACACAGAAAGATAAAGATGATATTTTTCAATGGGGAATTCCGAATAAGATCAATATCATTGCTCTGTCCTCTGTTCGCAAAGGGTCTGATCTAGACCTAGTCAGGGAGTTCCTTCGTCGGTACGCAAAGAACATCATGCTTCTGTCAAAG ATTGACAATGAAGAAGCAGCTGGTAATGTGGATGAGATTATGGAGAAAACTGATGCAGTCTTGTTGGCTAGAGGCAGTCCAGGAGTGGAACAGCAGAAGATGATCGAGAAGGCTCATGCACTCGGGAAACCGATCGTGACAGCCATTCAAATTCTTGGTTGCCAGGACGACCTCACCAACGCTGTCCTCGATTGCACCACCGATTGCGTCATGCTCCTTGGCGACGAAGAAGAAGCTCACCCTGACATAGTCTTGGATAGAATTTCAAGCCTCTGCAAAGAGTTGGAGAGTTCGATCGATTACAAGGCTGTGCAGCAAAAAATAAGGAAAGCTCTTCCGAGACCGTTACTCCCCATGGCCAGGAAAGCCGCTATTGCCAGTTGGAAGTACACCAAAGCAAAGGCTATCATCACCACATCCAAGGGTGCGGCAAAGCTTGTGGCCAAGTGCAGACCGAGCGTTCCTGTTCTCTTGGTTGTTTCGAGATCGATGTTCTCTGAATATTCGTCGTCTCATGTGGCCAGTTATGGCTTGGTATCCCGTGGGGTCATTCCGCTGGTGGGGGCGGGTTATAAATCGATTGGGGACATGGTTAGTTTCGGTGTCCAAGTCGCAAAGAAAGAGGGAATCTGTAGTGCTGGAGATTCGGTGGTGGCACTCCGCATCCTCGACGGTTTTCCTGCCGTCTATTCTCTGCTTGTTCAGTAG
- the LOC108832513 gene encoding F-box protein At3g59150-like gives MKSNKNENPSSRDLISTLPDGVLCIILSFLTTKEAASTQVLSKRWSNLLQLVPILDFDDSLSLNSKMGREQIQVFMKFVEKVLWERENKKNSSSPVKKVSFKLSRIGPHENPTLVLQWIEKVIKLGALDLCLSFGELSYRNFCLLYSVLESKALVNLRIRRLCLTHHDVTTLPDPVSPSLTTLFLDSVKLTYDGPRLEAVLSAFPNLENLRVHESKGRYYWDGSVSSPTLKRFVYRRDADDDAFGPKPCVMFDTPGLVYLEYSDVVADKYENLRLDSLVEARLDLLLTEDQITRRDGPDNVGFVPVDVSTLFMGIRNVKILCLSPDALDTLYYRSDKKIPVFNNLISLSLGSDRSHGGPYIFWKLLPSLLLKAPNLQTLIIKGLVHYVKKGWEVGWHRLLSWDDVSDALSSSGVKVLQITGYKGTGEELSHMECFLGKLSHLEMVRVTHKVADDGERRRLVNDLLCLHKASSKCKVHVIKESA, from the exons ATGAAAAGCAACAAAAACGAGAACCCAAGTTCCAGAGACTTGATCAGCACTTTACCAGATGGTGTCCTCTGCATTATCTTGTCTTTCCTGACGACAAAGGAAGCTGCTTCAACACAGGTTCTGTCAAAGAGATGGTCGAATCTTCTTCAACTGGTACCTATCCTCGACTTCGACGACTCTCTATCGCTAAACAGCAAAATGGGTCGAGAGCAAATTCAGGTTTTCATGAAGTTCGTGGAGAAGGTACTGTGGGAGCGAGAGAATAAGAAGAACTCATCATCACCTGTGAAGAAAGTCTCTTTCAAGTTAAGTCGTATAGGTCCTCATGAAAACCCTACACTCGTATTGCAGTGGATAGAAAAGGTAATTAAACTCGGTGCCTTGGACCTTTGTCTAAGCTTTGGTGAGTTGAGTTACCGCAACTTTTGTCTACTGTACTCGGTCCTTGAGAGCAAGGCACTTGTAAACCTAAGGATCAGAAGACTCTGCCTTACTCATCATGATGTTACCACTCTTCCAGATCCCGTTTCTCCCTCACTTACCACTCTCTTTCTTGACTCGGTTAAGCTTACTTACGATGGGCCTCGTTTGGAAGCTGTTCTATCAGCTTTCCCTAACCTTGAGAACCTGAGGGTACATGAATCCAAGGGACGGTACTATTGGGATGGGTCTGTTTCGAGTCCAACGCTCAAGAGATTTGTGTACAGACGCGATGCTGATGATGATGCTTTTGGTCCTAAGCCTTGTGTTATGTTTGATACTCCGGGGCTTGTTTACTTGGAGTATTCTGACGTGGTTGCTGATAAGTATGAGAATCTGCGTTTGGACAGCTTGGTTGAAGCTAGGCTTGATCTTCTGTTGACTGAAGACCAAATCACGCGCAGGGATGGTCCAGACAATGTTGGTTTTGTTCCTGTTGATGTTTCAACTTTGTTCATGGGTATCAGAAACGTCAAGATCCTCTGCTTATCTCCGGATGCTCTAGAT ACGCTCTATTACCGCAGTGATAAGAAGATACCGGTGTTTAACAATCTGATAAGCTTGTCTTTAGGAAGTGATAGATCTCATGGCGGTCCATACATCTTCTGGAAGTTGCTTCCATCTCTGCTTCTCAAGGCACCAAATCTACAAACCCTAATCATCAAG GGTCTAGTGCACTATGTTAAAAAAGGATGGGAGGTTGGGTGGCACCGACTTTTATCTTGGGATGATGTGTCTGATGCCCTGTCATCATCAGGAGTGAAGGTTTTGCAGATCACTGGGTATAAAGGAACTGGTGAAGAACTTAGTCATATGGAGTGTTTCTTGGGAAAATTATCGCATCTTGAAATGGTTAGGGTTACTCATAAAGTAGCTGATGATGGAGAGAGACGTCGTCTGGTGAATGATCTTTTGTGTCTTCACAAAGCTTCGTCCAAATGCAAGGTCCATGTCATTAAAGAAAGTGCTTGA